TGGCCGAGATCATCGCGCACCACACCGGCCAGCCGCTGGAGCGCATCCAGGCCGACTCCGACCGCGACCGGTGGTTCACCGCCCAGGAAGCGCTCGAGTACGGCATCGTCGACCACATCTCAGAGGGGATGAACTGATATGAGCGGCCGTTACGTGCTGCCCTCGTTCTCGGAGCGCACGTCGTACGGGGTCAAGGAGACGACCCCCTACAGCAAGCTCTTCGAGGACCGGGTCGTCTTCATCGGCGCGCCCATCGACGACGTCGTGGCCAACGACGTGATGGCCCAGCTGCTGACGCTGGAGTCGCTCGACCCCGACCGTGACATCAGCCTCTACATCAACTCCCCTGGCGGGTCGTTCACGGCGATGACGGCCATCTACGACACGATGCAGTTCGTCCGTCCGGAGATCCACACGGTCTGCATCGGCGAGGCCGCCTCGGCGGCGGCGGTCCTGCTGGCGGCGGGCACGGCGGGCAAGCGCGCCGCCCTGCCCCACGCCCGCGTCCTGCTGCACGAGCCCCACACGGAGGGCGGGCGCGGCCAGGGGAGCGACCTGGAGATCCACGCCAGGGAGATCCTGCGGATGCGCGACCAGCAGGAAGAGATCCTTTCCCGGCACACGGGGCGGGGGATCCTGGAGATCAGGAAGGACATCGAGCGCGACCGGATCTTCACGGCGGAGCAGGCGCGTACGTATGGGCTGGTGGACGACGTCTACGCCTCCAGAAAGCGCACCCTGACCGCCGCCCGCTGAGCGGTCACCCGAGAGCCTCACCCGGCCCTTCACGCCCGGGTGAGGCTCCTCGTGCCTGCGTGGCCGGGGCCCTTGCGCGCGGGTCTCGGGTCGCAGGCAGCTCGGAGGGGCCGTTTCCCGGATCCGTCCCGAAAGACCGATGACTTTTCTCTGCCACCCCGGTCCAACAGGTAACAGAGAGGAGCAGCGCATGGATCTCGGAATCGGTCTCCCCACGTCAGGGCGGCACGCGGACCCTGGGGCGATCAGCAGAGTGGCGCAGGCGGCGGAGCGGGCGGGGCTGGGGGCGGTGTGGGCGTTCGAACGGCTGCTGCGGCCGGCCGAGGCGGTGTTCGCCGGCACCGACCAGTCCATGCCGCTCCCCGACAACAACGCCCTCGTCTACGACCCCTTGGAGACCCTGGCCTACGTCGCGGCCAAGACCAGCACGATCCGGCTCGGCACGAGCGTCGTGGACGCGCTGTTCCACAGTCCGGTCGTGCTGGCCAAGCGGCTGGCGACGCTCGACCGGCTCAGCGGCGGGCGTGCCATGATCGGCCTGGGACAGGGGTGGATGCAGCAGGAGTTCGAGGCGACCGGCACTCCCGTACGGCGTCGCGGAGCGGGGTTCGAGGAGCACGTCGCGGCCATGCGCGCCTGCTGGGGCCCCGACCCGGTGAGCTTCGCCGGCCGCTTCTACACGATCGCCGAGTCGGAGATCAATCCGAAGCCCACCGGGCTGACGCTGCTGGCCGGAGCGGCGGCGCCGCCCGCGATCGAGCGGGCGGCCCGGCTGGGGATGGGGATCACCGTGGTCGTGTTCGCCTGGGACCAGCTCAGGCAGGCCGTCGAGACGTACGGCAAGGGCTCGGGCCCGGTGGTGGCCCAGGTCAACGGGGTGATCACGGACCGGCCGCTGGACGAGCGGATGCCGCTGACCGGCTCGGTGGAGCAGGTTGCCGAGGACCTGGCCGAGGTGCGGGCGATGGGCGTGGACCACGTGTTCTGGCACACGTTCGACGCTGACCCCGACGAGATGGTGGAGCGCGTCGGCCGGCTCACCACCGCTTGACGGCGCTGTCGAGGATGAGCGAGCGGCGAAAACCGGTCAAAGTGCACCTTGTACACTCTTTGCGTTTATCGGGGGAAAACGGGGGAGTGGCGTGCCGCTGGAGCAGGTCCTGGTGTTGCTGGCCGCAGCGGCAGGGGCGGGGTGGGTCGACGCCGTCGTGGGCGGCGGCGGGCTGTTGCAGCTTCCCGCCATCATGATGACCGGAATGCCGACCGTCGAGGCGATGGCCACCAACAAGCTCTCCTCGGTCTTCGGGACCACGTCGGCCGCCATCGCCTACGCCCGGTCCACCAAGGTCGATCGGCAGGTGGCCTTGCCGGGCGCGGCACTGGCCGTGGTGAGCGCCGGATTAGGGGCGTGGGCGGCGGCGGCGATCTCGGCCGAGGTGCTGCGGCCCCTCGTCATGGTGGTGCTGCTGGGTGTGGCCGCGTTCGTGACGTTGCGGCCCGCGCTCGGGGCCGTGCCGGTGCCTCATCTGCGCACCGACGCCAGGGTGTTCGCCGCCGTGGCGACGGCGGGGGTCGGGATCGCCTTCTACGACGGCATCGTGGGTCCCGGTACGGGGACGTTCCTCATCATCGCCTTCACCACCATCCTCGGGCTCGACTTCGTCTCGGCCTCCGCCTCCGCCAAGATCATCAACATCGGGACGAACCTCGGGGCGCTCGTGGTGTTCGGGCTCCAGGGGCACGTGAACTGGGCGCTCGGGCTCGGCATGGCCGTGTGCAACGTGGCCGGGGCCCAGGTCGGCGCGCGGATGGCGCTCAGGCGCGGTGCCGGCTTCGTGCGGATCGTCCTGCTGTGCGTCGTGGTGGCCCTGGTCGCCAGGCTGGGGTGGCAGCAGTTCGGCCCCTGAAGGGGCGCCTCCATGGCAAGCGGGGCGCCCCAAGACGGCTGCGGGGTCAGGCCAGCAGGGAGCGGACGTAGTCGCCGATCGTCTGCGTGGGGCGGCCGATGAGCTCGCGCAGCGTGCCGGACGTGTCGTCGAGCCAGCCGCGGGAGATGTTGACGTCCACGTCGGCCAGGAGCTCCGCGAACGCGGCCGGGAGGCCGGCGCCGGCCAGGACGCCCGCGTACTCGTCCTTCGGCAGGTCCCGGTAGGCGACCTCCTTGCCGGTGACCTTGGAGATCTCGGCGGCCAGGTCGGCCCGGCTCCAGGTGGTGTCGCCGGCCAGCTCGTACACCTTGCCGTCGTGACTCTCGCCGGTCAGCACGGCGGCCGCCGCGGCGGCGTAGTCGGCGCGTGAGGCGGAGGCGACCCGACCGTCGCCGGCGGCGCCGTACACGGCGCCGAGCTCGGGCGCGGTGACGATCGACTGCTCGTAGACCTCGTTGTACCAGTTGTTACGCAGGATCGTGTACGTCACCCCGGCCGCCTTGATGTACTCCTCGGTCGCCCGGTGGTCGGCGGCCAGGGCGGCCTCGGTGCTGTCGGCCCTGGGCGCGCTGGTGTAGACGAGCGTGGCTCCGGCCTGCTTGGCCGCGTCCACGACGGCCGCGTGCTGGCGCACCCGCTGGGGCTCGATGCCGGAGATGAGCAGCACCTTGGCGGCGCCCCGTACGGCGGCCTCGATCGTCTCGGGCCGGTCGTAGTCGGCCTCACGGACCTCGACGCCCAGGTCGGCGGCCTTCTGCGGGGTACGCGCGGCCGCGACGACCTGCGCGGCGGGGACCCGCTTCGTGAGCTCCTCGACCACCAGCCGGCCCAGGTGTCCGCTCGCTCCGGTTACCACGATCATGGTTTCTCTCCCTCAGTGCTTTCTGTTGGTTAGTGCTTTCTATCAGAAAGTACACCCAAAGGCGTAAGCTGTCTTCCATGGAGGAGTTCGATGAGCTGGTGGCAGACGTCTTCTCGCGCAGGTGCACCTCGCGCACGGTGCTGGAGACCCTCACCGGCCGATGGGCGATCCTGGCGCTGGTGGCCCTGCACGAAGGGCCCTACCGCTTCAACGCGCTGCGCCGCCGCGTCGACGGGGTGAGCGAGAAGATGCTGTCCCAGACGCTGCACGCCCTCGAACGCGACGGCATGGTGCTGCGCGTGGCCGAGACCTCGATCCCGCCCCGGGTCGAATACAGCCTCACCGCGCTGGGCCGCGAGGCCGCCGAGCGCCTGATCCCCCTGCTGGAGTGGGTGGAGGAGCGCATGCCCGAGGTCGTGTCCGCCCGCGAGGAGCACGCCTCGCGCTAGCGGCCGGCGGAAGCGGAGGTACGGGGGCGCAGCGCAGTGGCGGTCAGGGCGACGAAGGCGGCCAGCACCGCCGGGATGGCCAGCGCGAGGGGCAGCCCGGTCAGCTCGGCCGCGGCCCCGATGAACACCGGCCCCGACAGGATCCCCATGTACCCGATGGAGGCCACCCGCGCCAGTGCCCGGCCCGCGAAGGCGGGATCGCGGTGGCCGGCGGCCGAGAATACCTGCGGCACGATGCACGACAGCCCCGCCCCGAAGCAGCCGAACCCGATCACCCCCGCCACCTGGTGCCCGCCCAGCAGCGCCAGCCCCAGCCCCGTCGCGGCCAGCAACCCGCAGCAGCGCACCAGCGGCACCGCGCCGAACCTGGCCGCCAGCCGGTCGCCCGCCAGCCGCCCGGCCGTCATCATGATGGAGAACGCGGCATACCCCGCCGCCGCCAGCCCCGGCGAGGCGGCCAGGTCCTCGCGCAGGTAGACCGAGCTCCAGTCGGCCGAGGCGCCCTCGCCCACCAGGCAGCAGAACGCCAGCACGCCCAGGAACACGATCCCCTTCGGCCGCGCGGCCGAGCCGCCCTCGATCGACGGGTCCTCGGCGGGGGACGGGAGCGAGCGCAGGGCCCAGCGGGCCGCCCAGACCGCCAGCAGCACGACGACCGCGCCCACCGACGCGAACGTGGCGGCGGCCGACAGATCGAGATGCGCGAACAGGCCGCCCGCCGTGGCGCCCGCGAACCCGCCGATGCTGTAGACGGCGTGGAACGACGACATGATCGGCCGCCCGTGGGCCCGCTCCACCTCCACCGCGTTGGCGTTCATGGCCACGTCGAGGATCCCGTGCACGGTCCCGAACGCCAGCAGCGTGCCCGCCAGCGCCCACAGGTTCGGGGCGTAGGCGGGCGGCACGAGCACGACGCCCTGCAGGAGGGCGGCCGGGATCATGACGCGGCTGCTGCCGTGGCGGTCGACCAGCCGGCCCACCGCGGTCATCCCGGCCATGGCCCCGCCGGCGATGGCCAGCAGGGCGAGGCTGAAGTGGCCGTCGCCCAGCCCGAGGTGCTCCTTGATCGCGGGGATGCGGGCCGTCCAGGTGCCCATGGCCGCGCCGGCCAGGAAGAACAGCAGGTAGACCGCCGTACGTTCCCGCACCAGGGCGCCCCGCCGGGTGCCGGGCGCGGCTCTCACACAGCCTCCCTGACCGTCACCCCGGCCGCCATCAGGGCGTCGCGCTCCTCGCCCGGTATGCCGGGGTCGGTCACCACCACGTCCAGCCGCGAGATCGGGCACACCGCGCCGAACGCCGTACGCGCGAACTTGCCCGAGTCGCACGCCACGATCACCCGCCGCGCCGAGGCGATGGCCGCCTGCTTGACCGCCACCTCGGGCAGGTCGTGCGCGGTCAGCCCGTGCTCGGCCGACAGCCCGCAGCAGCCGATCACCGCCGTGTCGAACCGCAGCGCCTTCAACGAGCTCTCGGTCAGCGGCCCCATGACGTTCAGCTCGCCCTGGCGCACCTCGCCGCCGGGCAGCACCAGCCGCACGCGCGGCGCCGAGGCCAGCAGCGCCACCGCCTGCAGCGCCAGCGGCAGCACGGTCAGGCGCCGGTCGTGCAGGGCGCGGGCCACCTCCAGCGCGGTCGTGCCGCCGTCCAGCACCACCGCCTCCCCGTCGGCGATCAGGGCCGCCGCCTCAGCGCCGATGCGCTGCTTGGCCTCCACCGCCTCCCGCTCGCGCACGCCGAACGGCGGCTCCTCGCCGCGCAGCAGCAGCGACAGCGCCCCGCCCCTGACCCGGCGCACCACTCCTTGCTGGGCCAGCTCGTCCAGGTCGCGCCTGATGGTCATCTCGGAGACGCCGTGCTCGGTGGCCAGCTCGGCGACCGAGACGCTGTCGTTGGTGCGCAAGGTGTTCATGATGGCGCGCAAACGATCCATATGTTCATACAAACACGACATATGTGCGCAATACAATGGGACCATGCGTGCCAGCCGCCTGCTCTCCCTGCTGCTGCTCCTGCAGACGCGCGGCCGCATGACCGCGCCCGAGCTGGCCGCGGAGCTGGAGGTGTCGGTCCGTACGGTCTACCGCGACGTGGAGGCGCTGTCGGCGGCCGGCGTGCCCGTCTACGCCGACCGGGGACCGGCCGGCGGCTACCAGCTGCTCGACGGCTACCGCACCCGGCTGAACGGACTGACGGCCGAGGAGGCCTCGTCGCTGTTTCTGGCCGGGCTGCCCGGTCCGGCGGCCGAGCTGGGGCTGGCCGAGGTGGCCGCCACCGCGGAGCTGAAGCTGCTGGCCGCGCTGCCGCCCGAGCCGCGCTCGCACGCCTCGCGGATGCGTGAGCGGTTCCTGCTGGACGTGCCGAGCTGGTACCGCTCGGCCGACGACGTGCCGCATCTGAGCGAGGTGGCCGAGGCGGTGTGGGACCAGCGGCCGCTGCACATGACGTACCGGCGCTGGGGGCAGCAGGAGGTCGACCGGGTGGTGCACCCGTACGGGCTGGTGCTCAAGGGCGGCTCCTGGTACATGGTGGCCGCGCCACGCCCACACAACGAGCAGGGCGGCAGCCCGCGCACGTACCGGGTGGCGCGGATCCTGACGATGGAGACGCTGCCGGGGCGGTTCGCCCGGCCCGAGGAGTTCGACCTGGGCGGGTTCTGGCAGGAGTACGCCAAGGAGTTCCGCGAGCGGATGTACACGGCCGAGGCCGTGATCAGGCTGGCTCCCGGCTATGCCGATCTGCTGGCGTACACGATGGGCTCCGATGTCGTGGGCGCCGCGCTGGCCGTCGCGGCGCAGCCCGATCCGGAGGGCTGGGTGACGCTCACGGTGCCCATCGAGTCGATCTCGCACGGGCGCTGGATGCTGCTGCGGATGGGGGCCGCCGTCGAGGTGCTCGGGCCGCCGGAGCTGCGGGCGGCGATGTGCGAGGCGGTCGCAGAACTGCACAAGATGTACGGTTGACCCTTTATTCGGGCGATATTCGGACACTCTTCTGGGAGCATGCCCGGCATGTATCTTCTAGCTTTCGTGGGCGCGTGCGTCCTGATCGCCATGGTGCCCGGGGTCAGCACGGCCATCATCCTGCGGCAGACGCTGCGCGCGGGCCGCGGCTCCGGAATGGCCGCCACCCTGGGCAACGAGACAGGGATCCTGCTGTGGGGGCTGGCCGCCGCGTTCGGCCTGTCGGCGCTGCTGGTGGCCTCGCAGCTGGCCTACGACCTGATGCGGATCGTGGGCGCCGTGGTGCTGGTGGCGATGGGCGCGCAGGCGCTGTGGCAGGCCCGCAAGGGCGCTCAGCCGTCAGAGGCGGCCTCCGACGGGGCGGTCGTGCCGGGCTGGCGCGGGCCGTACCTGGCGGGGGTGGGGACGTGCCTGGCCAACCCGAAGGCGGCGGTGTTCGCGATGTCGTTCCTGCCGCAGTTCGTCCCGGCGGGGCGGAACGTGCCGCTGACGCTCGTGACGCTGGCCGTGGTGTGGGTGCTGGTGGACCTGCTCTGGTACGGGCTGCTCATCTGGGCGGTCGGCAGGGCGAAGGCGTGGCTGAGCAGGCCGGCGGTGCGCCGGCGGCTGGAGCAGATCTCCGGCGTGGTGCTCATCGGACTGGGTGTGCGACTGGTGGTGGAGGCACGATGACGATCTGGCACGCCGAACACGGCACGGGCGAGCCCGTGGTGCTGCTGCATTCGACGGCGGTCGACTCCAGGATGTGGGACGCGCAGGTGGAAGCCCTGTCCGGCCGCTTCCGGGTGATCACGGTGGACTTCCGCGGGTACGGGCGGAGCGCGTTCCGGGCGGACGGGCCCTACAGCGACGCGGGCGACGTGGCCCGGCTGCTGGCCGAGCTGGAGGTGAGCCGCGCGGCGCTGGTCGGGGCGTCAGGAGCGGGCCGGGTCGCGCTGGAGCTGGCCGCGGCCGGGCTCGCCGACCGGCTGGTGCTGCTCAACCCGCTTTCCACGCTGCCGCCCACGGACGACCTGCGGGCGTACTGGGCGGAGGAGCGGCGCCTGCTGAAGGAGGGCGACGTCCAGGGCGCGGCCGAGCTGAACGCGCACACCCTGCTCGGGCCCGAGGCGTCACGGGAGGCGTTCGGGCGGGTGGTGGAGATGCAGCGGCACGCGTTCGAGGTGCAGCTGGCCGCCGATCCGGAGCCCGAGCAGGCGGAGGGCGAGATCGAGCCGGCGAAGATCGACGTGCCCGCGCTGGTGGTGGCCGGCGCGCACGATCTGCCGTACTTCCTGGCCAGTGCCCGCCACCTGGCCGGTGAGCTGCCGCGGGCGCGGCTGGTGGAGCTGGAGTGGGCCGGCCACCTGCCGGCCATGGAACGGCCTGAGGAGATCAACCGGCTGCTCCTGGACTACCTTTAGTGCATGACGAACGACCTGGCGACCCTCGTGAGGCAGGCTCAGGACGACGATCCGCTGCTGGCACTGCACGCCACCACCGCGCTGCGCCGTGAGATCGAGCGTCTGGAGGCGGTCCAGGTGCGGCGGGCCAGGGTGGCGGGGCTGGCGTGGGCGCAGATCGCCGACGCGATCGGGGTGAGCAAGCAGGCCGTGCACAAGAAGTACGGCCGCCGCTAGTCCTTCCACTGGTCGGCGAACCAGCGCAGCACGATGTTCCAGGAGTAGCCGCGCCGGATGCGCCCGGCCACGTCCGGGGGCAGGGTGTCCAGGCCGCGGTGCTCGAGCAGCACCTCGGTGCCGCCCTCGACCGGGCGGAACGTCACCTCGATCTCCATCCGGCCGGTGGGGTTGATGAGGTCGGCCCAGACGAGGCGGTGCGGCGGCTCCCAGGCGATGATCCTGCCGGTGTCGACGTGGCCGCCGTCGGACCACAGCTCGCGCAGGTAGCCGTCCTGGAAGCGGATGCCGGTCGCACGGGCGGGGTCGACCCAGCTGTGGCGGCCGCGCACGTACCAGCGGTCGATCTCGTCGGTGAAGATCCGGAACGCGGCCGCCGGGTCGACGGGCACGGTGACGCCGGCTCGGACGGAGGTCACCGGCCGCGCTCCACGTGGTCCTTGAACGAGCCGAGCTGCTCCGCCCAGAACGCCTGCACCTGGTCGAGCCAGGCCTGCAGCGCGGTGAAGGGCTCCTGGCGCAGCGTGTAGAGGCGCAGCCGGGCGTCGGCGCCGCCCGCCTCGGCGCGAACGAGACCGCCGGCCCGCAGCACGCGCAGGTGCCTGCTGAGGGCGGGGGCGCTCATCCGCACGGCCTGCGCCAGCTCACCCGCCGGTCGCGGCCCGTCGCGCAGCAGGTCGATGACCTTGCGCCGGGTGGGGTCGGCGAGCGCCGCCAGCGTGGCGTCCAGATCGTTAACGTTGGTGTTAATTGTTGCCTGCTTCCGTTAGGGTGTTAATCCTTAACGATAGCGACAACTATTGCGGAGGTGCATACATGAGTGCCGAGCTGGGGTACTACACGCTGTCCGTGGCGGACCTGGACCGGGCGGCCGCCTTCTACGGGGCGCTGTTCGGCTGGGAGTTCAAGCGGGAGCACGACACGTACCTGCACGTCACGAACACGGCCGTGCCGATGGGCTTCGTCTCCGACGGGCCCTCCTCGCAGCCGAACCTCTACTACCACGTCACCGACCTCGACACGGCCGTCGAACGGGTGCGGGAGCTGGGCGGCAGCACCGGCGCGGTGTACGACAGCAAGTCGGGTCGCGGCTGCGCCTGCACCGACGACCAGGGAACGCAGATCAGCATCTGGCAGCCCGTGCCGGGCTTCGGCTGATTCTCCGTACGCCGGCCCATACCCCCGGCCCTCGGTGGCGTGCGCAGAAGCGGCCTGCCCGGGGGAGCGGGCTAGTCGGGGGCCTTGACGGTGGCGATGCCGAGGGTGCTGGTCATCGGCAGCAGCCCGGCCTCGAAGACCGCGCCCAGGAAAGGCCCGGCGAGCCGGGCCAGCCGCTCGGCGCGCTCCTCGCCCAGCAGCCGCCACGGCTCGGCGGCCAGCCCGTCGGTCATCCGCTCCACCTGGTCGCGCAGCTCCCGTCCCCGCTCGGTGGCCTGCCCGTCGAGGTCGACCAGGCCGCGCGCGGCCAGCCGTTCGCGGGCGGCGTCCCACTCCTGCTCGCTCCAGCCGCGCCCGGCGAAGTTGGCCGCCGGGGCGGCGCCGATCGCGGCGAACGACACCAGCGCCTCGCACCCGTCCAGCCCGGCGGCCAGCAGCGCCGCCAGATGGCCGTCGCCGCGATGCTCGCGCAGCACGGTGGCAGCCTGCCAGAGCACCAGGTGCGGCTCGTCGGGCCAGGGCAGGTCGAGGTTGGCCGCGGCGAGCGGCCGCCCGGCCACCGCCACGCTCTCGGCGGCCCGCCTGGCCAGCTCCGCCGCCTCCGCCACGTCCGGTCCGGCCACCTTGTCGCCCAGCAGGTGGCGGTAGGTCCTGTCGACCGCGGTCAGCCGCGCCTGCAGCACCCGCTCAGGGGTGGCGACCTCCCAGGCGGCGGGCACGTGCTCGCCGATCATGCGCGGGCTGAAGCTGTAGTACGTGGCCGTGGCCAGCCGGCTGCCCGCCCGCCCGAGCGGCGCCGTGCGGTAGGCGAAGTAGCTCGGCCAGCGGGACTCCACGTCGTAGCCGAGCGTGGCCGCCTCCTCGAACGCCTGAGGCGAGAAGTACAGCACCGCGTGGATCGGCTCAAGCTGGTGCCACATGCGGCGGGCGAGCCCGGACAATGCGCTCACGACAATCCCTCACTGTCTAGATAAACTATGCCAGTGACGATAGAGGCTTGGCGCATCACTGGTCAATCGCAAATAGACAGTTATGTCGGCAGGTGGGTGGAGCTGGCCGTCCTGCTGGTCAACGAGCTGTCGGTCGCCTGGGCCCATGGCCGTCCCGTGGAGCCGCCCGCGGACCCGAGGGCGGCGCTGGAGGAGGCGTTCACCCGCCAGGGCCGGCCTCCCAGCCGCGCGCTGACCGGCGCGGACACCGACCGGCTCGCCCACGTGGCCGCCGACCTGCACGCGGCGTTCGCGGGTGACGTCGCCACGCTCAACGAGACGCTGGTACGTCACGGCGCCGTGCCCAACCTGCACGGCGACCCGTCCGTCCTGGCCTTCCACGCGCCCGGGGCGGACCTGGTGGACGCCTGGGCCGCCGACGCCGCCACGGCCCTGGCCATGGTGATCGGCGTCGGCCAGGGCCGGCGGCTGCGCAGCTGCGAGGCGGAGGGCTGCGAGCTGGTCTTCATGGACGTCACCAGGAACGCCTCGCGCCGGTTCTGCGGCCTGTCCTGCCAGAACCGCGCCAAGGCCAGCGCCTACCGCGCCCGCCGCCGCGCCTGAGCGGCCTCGTGGTTTCTGTCGGTGGCGTCGGCCAGGATGTGCGCCATGGCTTCATGGCAGGAGTTCGAGGAGCAGGCGCCGGAGCTGGCCGGCGCGGCGCGGCGCGTGATGGGCACGTGCAAGCACCGGGTGCTGGCGACGTTGCGCAAGGACGGCTCACCCCGGGTCAGCGGCATCGAGACCACGTTCAGGGACGGCGAGCTGTGGACGGGGTCGATGCCCCGGGCGGTCAAGGTCCACGACCTGCGGCGGGATCCGCGCATGGCGGTCCACGTCGCCTCTCCTGAGCCTGGGGAGGGTGACCCGTCGACGTGGGAGGGCGACGTGAAGCTGGCCGGACGGGCCGTGGAGGTCGCCGACGAGGCGGTGCGGGAGCCGTTCCAGCAGCCCAGCCCGGACTCACACCTGTTCCGGATCGAGCTGACGGAGGTGGTGTGGACGAGAGTCGAGGGCGACGAGATCGTCATGACCGTCTGGCACGAGGGCGCAGGAGTGCGGGAGATCCGCCGCAAGTAATCTA
The Nonomuraea helvata genome window above contains:
- a CDS encoding TSUP family transporter, which gives rise to MPLEQVLVLLAAAAGAGWVDAVVGGGGLLQLPAIMMTGMPTVEAMATNKLSSVFGTTSAAIAYARSTKVDRQVALPGAALAVVSAGLGAWAAAAISAEVLRPLVMVVLLGVAAFVTLRPALGAVPVPHLRTDARVFAAVATAGVGIAFYDGIVGPGTGTFLIIAFTTILGLDFVSASASAKIINIGTNLGALVVFGLQGHVNWALGLGMAVCNVAGAQVGARMALRRGAGFVRIVLLCVVVALVARLGWQQFGP
- a CDS encoding SCO6745 family protein is translated as MWHQLEPIHAVLYFSPQAFEEAATLGYDVESRWPSYFAYRTAPLGRAGSRLATATYYSFSPRMIGEHVPAAWEVATPERVLQARLTAVDRTYRHLLGDKVAGPDVAEAAELARRAAESVAVAGRPLAAANLDLPWPDEPHLVLWQAATVLREHRGDGHLAALLAAGLDGCEALVSFAAIGAAPAANFAGRGWSEQEWDAARERLAARGLVDLDGQATERGRELRDQVERMTDGLAAEPWRLLGEERAERLARLAGPFLGAVFEAGLLPMTSTLGIATVKAPD
- a CDS encoding ATP-dependent Clp protease proteolytic subunit; the encoded protein is MSGRYVLPSFSERTSYGVKETTPYSKLFEDRVVFIGAPIDDVVANDVMAQLLTLESLDPDRDISLYINSPGGSFTAMTAIYDTMQFVRPEIHTVCIGEAASAAAVLLAAGTAGKRAALPHARVLLHEPHTEGGRGQGSDLEIHAREILRMRDQQEEILSRHTGRGILEIRKDIERDRIFTAEQARTYGLVDDVYASRKRTLTAAR
- a CDS encoding alpha/beta hydrolase yields the protein MTIWHAEHGTGEPVVLLHSTAVDSRMWDAQVEALSGRFRVITVDFRGYGRSAFRADGPYSDAGDVARLLAELEVSRAALVGASGAGRVALELAAAGLADRLVLLNPLSTLPPTDDLRAYWAEERRLLKEGDVQGAAELNAHTLLGPEASREAFGRVVEMQRHAFEVQLAADPEPEQAEGEIEPAKIDVPALVVAGAHDLPYFLASARHLAGELPRARLVELEWAGHLPAMERPEEINRLLLDYL
- a CDS encoding TIGR03619 family F420-dependent LLM class oxidoreductase — encoded protein: MDLGIGLPTSGRHADPGAISRVAQAAERAGLGAVWAFERLLRPAEAVFAGTDQSMPLPDNNALVYDPLETLAYVAAKTSTIRLGTSVVDALFHSPVVLAKRLATLDRLSGGRAMIGLGQGWMQQEFEATGTPVRRRGAGFEEHVAAMRACWGPDPVSFAGRFYTIAESEINPKPTGLTLLAGAAAPPAIERAARLGMGITVVVFAWDQLRQAVETYGKGSGPVVAQVNGVITDRPLDERMPLTGSVEQVAEDLAEVRAMGVDHVFWHTFDADPDEMVERVGRLTTA
- a CDS encoding SDR family oxidoreductase, whose protein sequence is MIVVTGASGHLGRLVVEELTKRVPAAQVVAAARTPQKAADLGVEVREADYDRPETIEAAVRGAAKVLLISGIEPQRVRQHAAVVDAAKQAGATLVYTSAPRADSTEAALAADHRATEEYIKAAGVTYTILRNNWYNEVYEQSIVTAPELGAVYGAAGDGRVASASRADYAAAAAAVLTGESHDGKVYELAGDTTWSRADLAAEISKVTGKEVAYRDLPKDEYAGVLAGAGLPAAFAELLADVDVNISRGWLDDTSGTLRELIGRPTQTIGDYVRSLLA
- a CDS encoding VOC family protein gives rise to the protein MSAELGYYTLSVADLDRAAAFYGALFGWEFKREHDTYLHVTNTAVPMGFVSDGPSSQPNLYYHVTDLDTAVERVRELGGSTGAVYDSKSGRGCACTDDQGTQISIWQPVPGFG
- a CDS encoding metalloregulator ArsR/SmtB family transcription factor, with product MNTNVNDLDATLAALADPTRRKVIDLLRDGPRPAGELAQAVRMSAPALSRHLRVLRAGGLVRAEAGGADARLRLYTLRQEPFTALQAWLDQVQAFWAEQLGSFKDHVERGR
- a CDS encoding SRPBCC domain-containing protein; translated protein: MTSVRAGVTVPVDPAAAFRIFTDEIDRWYVRGRHSWVDPARATGIRFQDGYLRELWSDGGHVDTGRIIAWEPPHRLVWADLINPTGRMEIEVTFRPVEGGTEVLLEHRGLDTLPPDVAGRIRRGYSWNIVLRWFADQWKD
- a CDS encoding DeoR/GlpR family DNA-binding transcription regulator encodes the protein MDRLRAIMNTLRTNDSVSVAELATEHGVSEMTIRRDLDELAQQGVVRRVRGGALSLLLRGEEPPFGVREREAVEAKQRIGAEAAALIADGEAVVLDGGTTALEVARALHDRRLTVLPLALQAVALLASAPRVRLVLPGGEVRQGELNVMGPLTESSLKALRFDTAVIGCCGLSAEHGLTAHDLPEVAVKQAAIASARRVIVACDSGKFARTAFGAVCPISRLDVVVTDPGIPGEERDALMAAGVTVREAV
- a CDS encoding LysE family translocator, with translation MYLLAFVGACVLIAMVPGVSTAIILRQTLRAGRGSGMAATLGNETGILLWGLAAAFGLSALLVASQLAYDLMRIVGAVVLVAMGAQALWQARKGAQPSEAASDGAVVPGWRGPYLAGVGTCLANPKAAVFAMSFLPQFVPAGRNVPLTLVTLAVVWVLVDLLWYGLLIWAVGRAKAWLSRPAVRRRLEQISGVVLIGLGVRLVVEAR
- a CDS encoding YafY family protein; amino-acid sequence: MRASRLLSLLLLLQTRGRMTAPELAAELEVSVRTVYRDVEALSAAGVPVYADRGPAGGYQLLDGYRTRLNGLTAEEASSLFLAGLPGPAAELGLAEVAATAELKLLAALPPEPRSHASRMRERFLLDVPSWYRSADDVPHLSEVAEAVWDQRPLHMTYRRWGQQEVDRVVHPYGLVLKGGSWYMVAAPRPHNEQGGSPRTYRVARILTMETLPGRFARPEEFDLGGFWQEYAKEFRERMYTAEAVIRLAPGYADLLAYTMGSDVVGAALAVAAQPDPEGWVTLTVPIESISHGRWMLLRMGAAVEVLGPPELRAAMCEAVAELHKMYG
- a CDS encoding MFS transporter, with amino-acid sequence MRAAPGTRRGALVRERTAVYLLFFLAGAAMGTWTARIPAIKEHLGLGDGHFSLALLAIAGGAMAGMTAVGRLVDRHGSSRVMIPAALLQGVVLVPPAYAPNLWALAGTLLAFGTVHGILDVAMNANAVEVERAHGRPIMSSFHAVYSIGGFAGATAGGLFAHLDLSAAATFASVGAVVVLLAVWAARWALRSLPSPAEDPSIEGGSAARPKGIVFLGVLAFCCLVGEGASADWSSVYLREDLAASPGLAAAGYAAFSIMMTAGRLAGDRLAARFGAVPLVRCCGLLAATGLGLALLGGHQVAGVIGFGCFGAGLSCIVPQVFSAAGHRDPAFAGRALARVASIGYMGILSGPVFIGAAAELTGLPLALAIPAVLAAFVALTATALRPRTSASAGR
- a CDS encoding winged helix-turn-helix transcriptional regulator, producing MEEFDELVADVFSRRCTSRTVLETLTGRWAILALVALHEGPYRFNALRRRVDGVSEKMLSQTLHALERDGMVLRVAETSIPPRVEYSLTALGREAAERLIPLLEWVEERMPEVVSAREEHASR